In one Natronoarchaeum mannanilyticum genomic region, the following are encoded:
- a CDS encoding ABC transporter permease — protein sequence MNNYFIKRTGRAVLTLWVTVTLTFGLIRAIPGGPLEMLRARLVRQGVDPTRIDAIIQSRQEESQPIYVEYYEYMSSLLSGNLGESFYFREPVSSIITDALPWTVFVMVTATIILFAIAIVWGAIIAYKEGSTFDTVSSGLSILMSSVPFYVLGILFVVVLSYRFGIFPARYRTSPGVTASLSIQFVGNALYHAALPIASIVITQVGLQTLAMRGNSIQVLGEDFVRVARLRGLSDRRIAVRYVGRNAILPMYTGFLTLIGFNLGGSVILEEIFTYTGIGYYMFEALINRDYALMMGIFLVITTALVLSVYIADLTYGLVDPRVKSGDSSEAY from the coding sequence ATGAACAATTACTTTATCAAGCGCACCGGGCGTGCAGTGCTCACCCTGTGGGTTACTGTGACACTCACGTTTGGGCTGATCCGGGCTATCCCCGGCGGTCCATTAGAAATGCTAAGAGCGAGACTAGTCCGACAGGGCGTTGACCCAACTCGGATCGACGCTATAATCCAGTCTCGTCAGGAGGAGAGCCAACCGATCTACGTGGAGTACTATGAGTATATGTCGTCGCTCCTATCCGGGAATCTGGGGGAGTCGTTCTACTTCAGAGAACCGGTCTCCAGCATCATCACCGACGCGCTCCCGTGGACGGTCTTCGTCATGGTAACCGCGACGATCATCCTGTTCGCGATCGCAATTGTCTGGGGGGCGATCATCGCTTACAAAGAGGGATCCACGTTCGACACGGTCTCAAGCGGACTGTCCATCCTGATGTCGTCCGTTCCGTTCTACGTACTCGGCATTCTGTTCGTTGTCGTGTTATCGTATCGATTCGGCATCTTCCCAGCTCGGTATCGAACGAGCCCGGGTGTGACCGCTAGTTTGTCGATACAGTTCGTTGGAAACGCACTATACCATGCAGCGCTACCGATTGCATCCATCGTGATCACGCAGGTCGGCCTCCAGACACTGGCGATGCGGGGCAATAGTATCCAGGTGCTTGGCGAGGACTTCGTCCGAGTCGCACGATTGAGAGGACTGTCCGACCGCCGGATCGCCGTCAGGTACGTTGGGCGAAACGCAATTCTCCCGATGTACACCGGATTCCTGACTCTAATTGGCTTCAACCTCGGCGGATCCGTGATCTTGGAAGAGATCTTCACGTACACCGGAATCGGATACTACATGTTCGAGGCGCTCATCAATAGGGATTACGCGCTCATGATGGGAATCTTCCTCGTCATTACGACTGCGCTCGTGTTGTCGGTGTACATCGCCGATCTGACGTACGGTCTCGTCGATCCTCGCGTTAAATCGGGTGATTCCAGTGAAGCATACTGA
- a CDS encoding oligopeptide/dipeptide ABC transporter ATP-binding protein encodes MSSDSLISLEDVEVHFTNESLLDFGDTKTVRAVDGVSLDVEENDVVSLVGESGCGKTTLGKTAIGLQRPTGGSVKYRGEDIWAIRDGDADTDTEWEDIRTSLQIIHQDPGASLNPNRRIISILSEPLRQVNPELSRGEKRSRIYSLLERVGMNPPGDFAERYPHQLSGGEKQRVALCRALLMNPDVILADEAISALDVSLRVEMMDLMLDLQDEFDTSYIFISHDLSNARYFSAHGGGKIGVMYLGELVEVGPAEDMINDPQHPYTNVLRWATPDLALRETGDPPMRKIDVPDPVNPPSGCRFHTRCPKATEACRQETPSDYQHGEQTVACFREDENHEYWDSPELTD; translated from the coding sequence ATGAGTTCCGACTCGCTCATTTCGCTCGAAGACGTTGAGGTCCACTTCACCAACGAGAGCCTGCTGGACTTTGGCGATACCAAGACGGTCCGTGCGGTCGACGGCGTGTCGCTTGACGTCGAGGAGAACGATGTCGTATCGCTAGTTGGCGAAAGCGGTTGTGGGAAGACGACGCTCGGAAAGACGGCGATCGGCCTCCAGCGACCTACTGGCGGCTCAGTAAAGTACCGAGGCGAGGATATCTGGGCAATCCGCGACGGCGACGCGGATACAGACACGGAGTGGGAAGACATTCGCACATCGCTTCAGATCATCCACCAGGATCCCGGCGCCTCGCTTAATCCCAATCGGCGGATCATTTCTATCCTGTCAGAACCGTTACGGCAGGTCAACCCGGAACTCAGTCGCGGGGAAAAGCGAAGCCGGATTTACTCGCTACTAGAGAGAGTCGGCATGAATCCGCCGGGAGACTTCGCGGAACGCTATCCTCACCAGCTGTCCGGCGGCGAAAAGCAACGCGTCGCGCTGTGTCGCGCACTCCTGATGAATCCGGACGTCATCCTCGCCGACGAGGCGATCAGCGCCCTGGACGTCTCCTTGCGTGTCGAGATGATGGACCTGATGCTTGACCTTCAGGACGAGTTCGACACGTCCTACATCTTCATCTCACACGACCTCTCTAACGCACGGTACTTCTCCGCCCATGGCGGTGGGAAGATCGGTGTGATGTACCTCGGTGAACTCGTTGAGGTCGGACCAGCGGAGGACATGATCAACGATCCTCAGCACCCATACACGAACGTGCTACGCTGGGCGACGCCAGATCTGGCGCTGCGTGAGACAGGCGACCCACCGATGCGGAAGATCGACGTTCCCGATCCGGTGAATCCGCCGAGTGGCTGCCGATTCCACACGCGCTGTCCAAAGGCGACCGAGGCGTGCAGACAGGAGACACCTTCTGACTACCAACACGGCGAGCAGACGGTCGCGTGCTTCCGCGAAGACGAGAACCACGAGTACTGGGATAGCCCCGAACTTACTGACTAA
- a CDS encoding ABC transporter permease: MKHTESETGTEEEFSFGAAQSEVEVSTADRLRDIYREFIYKPGLVAWEDNRTRIGASILAVYVFIGTVGTWFYRAPTTNQSERSLQPFQTWEAPLGTTSSGEDVLAMAIHATPEMLIMILSGGIFATVLAVLIGTVAGYKGGTTDRVLTTFSDVAMSIPGLPLIMVLAVVISPERATVIGILITINYWAGLARSIRSQVLTIREHSYVEASRTMGVSTPRIIFKDVIPNIMPYVLVNFANAARYVVFASVGLYYLGILPTSVANWGIQLNNAYSRAGALSGGGTMYQLVVPMIAIMFLALGLILLAQGMDRVFNPRVRTRLAGESESETEDDEDAAAPTEVMT; this comes from the coding sequence GTGAAGCATACTGAATCGGAAACCGGAACGGAAGAGGAGTTCTCGTTCGGTGCTGCCCAGTCTGAGGTTGAAGTCTCGACAGCGGACCGACTGCGCGACATCTACCGTGAGTTCATCTACAAACCGGGACTCGTCGCGTGGGAAGACAACCGGACGCGCATCGGCGCGTCGATCCTTGCCGTGTACGTCTTTATCGGTACTGTCGGCACGTGGTTCTACCGAGCACCGACGACGAACCAATCGGAACGTAGCCTTCAGCCGTTCCAAACCTGGGAGGCCCCGCTCGGAACGACCAGCTCCGGTGAAGACGTCTTGGCTATGGCGATCCACGCGACGCCGGAGATGCTCATTATGATCCTATCAGGTGGCATCTTCGCAACTGTGCTCGCGGTTTTGATCGGCACGGTTGCAGGATACAAGGGCGGGACGACAGACCGCGTCCTGACGACGTTTTCAGACGTCGCGATGTCGATCCCGGGACTCCCACTCATCATGGTGCTAGCGGTCGTCATATCGCCGGAGCGAGCTACTGTAATCGGCATCCTCATCACGATCAACTACTGGGCGGGGCTCGCCCGTTCCATACGGTCACAGGTGCTGACGATCCGCGAACACTCCTATGTGGAGGCGTCGCGGACGATGGGTGTCAGTACACCACGGATCATATTCAAGGATGTCATCCCGAATATTATGCCGTATGTACTCGTCAACTTCGCCAACGCCGCACGGTATGTCGTCTTCGCATCGGTCGGACTATACTATCTTGGAATCCTCCCAACATCTGTCGCCAACTGGGGGATCCAACTAAACAACGCCTACAGCCGAGCAGGCGCTCTCAGCGGCGGTGGGACGATGTATCAGCTCGTGGTTCCCATGATCGCAATCATGTTCCTCGCTCTCGGTCTCATCCTGCTCGCGCAGGGGATGGACCGAGTGTTCAATCCCCGCGTCCGGACCCGTCTCGCCGGTGAGTCCGAATCGGAGACTGAAGATGACGAAGACGCTGCTGCGCCCACGGAGGTGATGACCTGA
- a CDS encoding ABC transporter substrate-binding protein yields the protein MSNNNRDYSSHIDRRAFLQIAGASGAAALAGCTGGNGAGDGTHISYTNQVPTKIQYNPSNPTSYSQISHYLLFDRFANFNFARGEFQPYLIQDWQFNGDTYELSLRDGVTWEDGDDVTAGDVATQLRIAMLSGGAIAGFTDSIDVADEQTVVLNLTGDVNPQIVEYNVLGQRFMTQKESEFGEYVEMFEENPDQAQSEIQEFAYKDVIANGPFTIADRGNQQILLEKRDEHPDSDNINFDEVAFRYLDGNTAVHNSIGANELDSVYSVFAPPNVVDNFPDHIQMETIPGKTGYSLIPQHDHEHAGDRAVRQAIAHVLDRETIVKNVGDTLKQVPPIPVGIASDDQERWIGEISDSFDDYGVDAQQTDEAAQILREAGYSQDGGTWIDSNGNTVELPVTVPSGWSDWVTATQTIVDQLNDFGFEAQVDSRNFSALNGTTWPNGDFVLSAGGWLPGGGRAAYPYFSLHHMMLEHYRNFTYNYGPANPNRGGSNGDVTVPSRTGSGTMTVNPSDRLSELSETADEELVQEVINEQAWVTNVDLPMIPVMEKQEQTFLATDEWNVPEQGAEISQVRWANSWLIRQGELQYDG from the coding sequence ATGTCGAATAATAACCGTGACTATAGTAGTCATATTGATCGCCGTGCTTTCCTGCAGATCGCAGGTGCCTCCGGGGCAGCTGCACTGGCGGGCTGCACGGGTGGAAACGGGGCTGGAGACGGCACTCACATCAGCTACACGAATCAGGTGCCGACGAAAATTCAGTACAACCCCAGTAATCCGACTAGCTACTCCCAGATCTCGCACTACCTCCTCTTCGACCGATTCGCAAATTTCAACTTTGCGAGAGGGGAGTTCCAGCCCTACCTCATTCAGGACTGGCAGTTTAACGGTGATACGTACGAACTGTCCCTCCGTGATGGCGTCACCTGGGAGGACGGTGACGACGTTACTGCCGGTGACGTCGCGACGCAACTTCGGATCGCGATGCTGAGCGGCGGAGCAATCGCCGGGTTTACAGATAGTATCGATGTGGCCGACGAGCAAACGGTGGTTCTCAACCTCACCGGCGATGTCAACCCCCAGATCGTCGAGTACAATGTGCTGGGTCAGCGGTTCATGACACAGAAAGAGAGCGAATTCGGGGAGTACGTCGAGATGTTTGAGGAGAACCCCGACCAGGCTCAGAGCGAGATCCAAGAGTTTGCTTACAAGGATGTCATCGCAAACGGGCCGTTCACTATCGCAGATCGGGGTAATCAACAAATCCTCCTTGAGAAGCGCGACGAGCATCCTGATTCCGATAACATCAACTTCGACGAGGTAGCGTTCCGATACCTCGACGGCAATACGGCTGTACACAACTCGATCGGCGCAAACGAACTCGATTCGGTTTACTCCGTATTCGCGCCACCGAACGTTGTTGACAACTTCCCGGATCACATCCAGATGGAAACTATCCCTGGGAAGACCGGCTACAGTCTGATTCCGCAGCACGACCACGAACATGCGGGAGACCGAGCTGTTCGTCAAGCGATCGCACACGTACTCGATCGGGAAACAATCGTCAAAAACGTCGGCGACACACTCAAGCAGGTTCCACCGATCCCGGTGGGAATTGCATCTGACGACCAAGAACGGTGGATCGGTGAGATCTCTGACTCGTTCGATGACTATGGTGTAGATGCTCAGCAAACCGACGAAGCCGCCCAGATTCTTCGCGAGGCGGGCTATTCGCAGGATGGTGGTACGTGGATCGACAGTAACGGGAATACAGTCGAACTTCCCGTGACGGTTCCTTCCGGATGGAGTGACTGGGTCACTGCAACGCAGACGATCGTCGATCAGCTCAATGACTTCGGATTCGAGGCCCAGGTCGACTCTCGAAACTTCAGTGCTCTAAACGGTACGACGTGGCCGAACGGCGACTTCGTACTGTCGGCCGGCGGGTGGCTCCCTGGAGGTGGCCGTGCAGCCTATCCGTACTTCTCGCTCCACCACATGATGCTCGAGCACTACCGGAACTTCACATACAACTACGGTCCGGCAAACCCGAACCGTGGCGGAAGCAACGGTGACGTTACTGTCCCCTCCCGAACTGGCTCGGGAACGATGACCGTCAATCCGAGTGACCGACTCTCAGAGCTCTCCGAAACGGCTGACGAGGAGCTAGTCCAGGAGGTCATTAATGAGCAGGCATGGGTGACCAACGTGGACCTGCCTATGATCCCTGTCATGGAGAAGCAAGAACAAACCTTCCTTGCTACTGACGAGTGGAACGTTCCTGAGCAGGGTGCCGAAATTTCGCAGGTTCGGTGGGCCAACTCGTGGCTAATCCGCCAGGGCGAACTCCAGTACGACGGATAA
- a CDS encoding ABC transporter ATP-binding protein translates to MSMDQTTEEQVYRTDDPIVKIRDAAVTYDEGESYVLDHVSLDLDRGEILGVVGESGSGKSMLASSLLDAVPSPGRLTGEITYRPEGEEPVDVLELEKEELRSLRWEEISMVFQGAMNSFNPTMDLRTHFEETLQAHDADIKEGIGRAEELLEDLYLEPDRVLDSYPHELSGGMQQRALIALSLVLEPDVLVMDEPTAALDLLMQRSILMLLSNLQEKYNLTMVFITHDLPLVAALADRMAIMYAFRLVEFGETRDIVENAAHPYTRALLNSTPNLDAPLSEMKPIEGQSPAPINMPSGCAYHPRCPLATEECRTDVPDYHDVGPEHGSACYHWQESYDEVPLVYADSLGDTAGGESR, encoded by the coding sequence ATGTCAATGGACCAGACGACTGAAGAACAGGTGTACAGAACTGACGATCCGATCGTCAAGATCCGCGATGCGGCCGTTACCTACGACGAAGGCGAGTCGTACGTTCTTGATCATGTCTCGCTCGATCTTGACCGTGGCGAGATCCTCGGTGTTGTCGGAGAAAGCGGCAGCGGTAAGTCGATGCTTGCATCGTCATTACTTGACGCGGTCCCCTCGCCCGGTCGTCTGACTGGAGAGATCACTTATCGCCCAGAGGGTGAGGAACCGGTCGACGTCCTCGAACTAGAGAAAGAGGAGCTACGGTCACTCCGTTGGGAGGAAATTTCGATGGTGTTCCAGGGTGCAATGAACTCGTTCAACCCGACGATGGACCTTCGGACGCACTTCGAGGAGACGTTACAGGCCCACGACGCCGACATCAAGGAGGGTATCGGACGAGCAGAGGAACTGCTCGAGGATCTGTATCTCGAACCGGATCGCGTCCTAGACTCTTACCCGCACGAGCTGAGCGGTGGAATGCAACAGCGAGCACTAATCGCACTAAGCCTCGTCCTCGAGCCGGACGTGCTGGTAATGGACGAGCCAACGGCAGCGCTCGACCTCCTGATGCAGCGGTCCATCCTGATGCTGCTGTCGAACCTACAGGAGAAGTATAACCTCACGATGGTGTTTATCACGCACGACCTGCCACTCGTCGCCGCGTTGGCCGATCGGATGGCCATTATGTACGCATTCAGGCTCGTCGAGTTTGGCGAAACGCGCGACATCGTGGAGAACGCAGCTCATCCCTATACGCGCGCGCTACTCAATTCAACCCCGAACCTCGATGCACCGTTGTCAGAGATGAAACCGATTGAGGGACAGAGCCCTGCTCCGATCAATATGCCGTCCGGCTGTGCGTATCATCCACGCTGTCCACTCGCAACGGAAGAGTGTCGGACAGACGTCCCCGACTACCATGACGTCGGTCCCGAACACGGATCCGCCTGCTATCACTGGCAAGAATCCTACGACGAGGTTCCGCTTGTCTATGCGGACTCACTGGGTGATACTGCAGGAGGTGAAAGCCGATGA